A single region of the Nocardioides sp. W7 genome encodes:
- a CDS encoding choice-of-anchor P family protein, which yields MTSPGKITRFAPATAGAPRTRRIVLPFLAAGLVGAVLPLAGPGAPAAHAEEKKPFSGYSTSAFATPVRLEIYEPTIPIPATPQLELSFGYSTVEADSSSGQGRSSYLWPGDPVGEGLKTIVEQLGLPPELAGPIAAQGYPVQVNSQFPSGPEATADEPFPGLVMRTSSADGAVSASTGFSTDCDVAAPASTGGGLPGLPGVPGLPALPTLPTVPGLAGLPVLGDLTAALPGLVGAPAQPAAAAPASAAAPEPTPEEAVACQIPPALSALVDLGGYVSTSRSRVADGKVVTTSRASLGDVRLLGGIVTISGIHATATSSSDGKTGTPSGEARFGTVTIAGQEFAFGPEGYRAVGQTGAIPGLPDDPAKALKTLGVTLTLPTPERVSDGDEASTAVSALQVEIDTAILAPVLQQIPLGKLLAEVPFPPEAAILKSLLGALPNLAPRVVLTLGSAQSEVDTVQGIPLPDLPAADTPETPDTPGGEEPPGAGGGAGDGAGGGAGGAGTAAPPGGTGGAPGATTDAAGVGDLPAAAPVAAGLPPLFSIPGMLLLGGIALATVAGSYLRRLGAAALGGGASCSHGLDSGLPDLRKA from the coding sequence ATGACTTCACCCGGCAAGATCACTCGCTTCGCGCCCGCAACCGCAGGGGCCCCGAGGACGCGACGCATCGTGCTGCCGTTCCTCGCCGCCGGCCTCGTCGGCGCGGTGCTGCCGCTCGCCGGCCCGGGGGCGCCCGCGGCGCACGCCGAGGAGAAGAAGCCGTTCAGCGGCTACAGCACCTCGGCGTTCGCCACGCCGGTGCGCCTGGAGATCTACGAGCCGACCATCCCGATCCCGGCGACGCCGCAGCTGGAGCTGTCCTTCGGCTACAGCACCGTCGAGGCCGACTCGAGCAGCGGGCAGGGGCGCTCCAGCTACCTGTGGCCCGGCGACCCGGTCGGCGAAGGCCTCAAGACGATCGTCGAGCAGCTCGGTCTGCCTCCGGAGCTCGCCGGCCCGATCGCGGCCCAGGGCTACCCGGTCCAGGTGAACTCCCAGTTCCCCTCCGGCCCGGAGGCCACGGCCGACGAGCCGTTCCCGGGCCTGGTGATGCGCACCTCGTCCGCCGACGGCGCGGTCAGCGCGTCCACGGGCTTCTCCACCGACTGCGACGTCGCCGCACCGGCGAGCACCGGCGGCGGGCTGCCCGGGCTGCCCGGCGTCCCCGGCCTTCCGGCGCTGCCCACCTTGCCCACAGTGCCGGGGCTCGCTGGACTGCCTGTGCTCGGCGACCTGACCGCAGCCCTCCCCGGCCTGGTCGGCGCCCCCGCGCAGCCGGCCGCTGCGGCGCCGGCGAGCGCCGCCGCACCGGAGCCGACGCCGGAGGAGGCCGTCGCCTGCCAGATCCCGCCCGCGCTGAGCGCCCTGGTCGACCTCGGCGGCTACGTCTCGACCTCCCGCTCGAGGGTCGCTGACGGCAAGGTGGTCACCACCTCGCGGGCCTCGCTCGGCGACGTACGACTGCTCGGCGGCATCGTGACGATCTCGGGCATCCACGCCACGGCGACCTCGTCCAGCGACGGCAAGACCGGGACGCCGTCGGGTGAGGCCCGGTTCGGCACGGTCACGATCGCCGGCCAGGAGTTCGCCTTCGGTCCCGAGGGGTACCGCGCCGTCGGCCAGACCGGGGCGATCCCGGGGCTGCCCGACGACCCGGCCAAGGCGCTGAAGACCCTCGGCGTCACCCTGACCCTGCCCACCCCGGAGCGGGTCTCGGACGGTGACGAGGCGTCCACCGCCGTGTCGGCCCTGCAGGTCGAGATCGACACCGCGATCCTCGCGCCGGTGCTCCAGCAGATCCCGCTCGGGAAGCTCCTGGCCGAGGTCCCGTTCCCGCCCGAGGCGGCCATCCTCAAGAGCCTGCTCGGCGCGCTGCCCAACCTCGCGCCGCGCGTGGTGCTGACCCTCGGCTCGGCCCAGAGTGAGGTCGACACCGTCCAGGGCATCCCGCTGCCGGATCTCCCGGCGGCGGACACTCCCGAGACCCCGGACACCCCGGGTGGCGAAGAGCCTCCCGGGGCAGGTGGCGGTGCCGGCGACGGCGCGGGTGGGGGCGCAGGTGGCGCCGGCACCGCTGCACCTCCCGGGGGCACGGGCGGTGCGCCCGGTGCCACGACGGATGCCGCCGGAGTCGGCGACCTGCCGGCCGCGGCCCCGGTCGCCGCCGGGCTGCCGCCCCTCTTCTCGATCCCCGGCATGCTGCTCCTCGGCGGCATCGCGCTGGCCACCGTCGCCGGCAGCTACCTGCGCCGGCTCGGCGCGGCCGCCCTCGGCGGCGGCGCGTCCTGCTCCCACGGCCTCGACAGCGGCCTGCCCGACCTCAGGAAGGCGTGA
- a CDS encoding ABC transporter ATP-binding protein, producing MSGVPILEIVDLHAAYGRIEVLRGVDLTVPKGAVMALLGPNGAGKSTLVKIVSGQKRPTSGDIHLGGVNVRGADSQELARLGLCTVPEGRSVFPNLTVQENLTLMSYAGVPAEAVLETAFAYFPRLLERRGQLAGTMSGGEQQMLAMSRALASDPALLLLDELSMGLAPLIVDELYDTVAQIAESGVSILCIEQFARTALRVSDYAAVMTGGRVVASGEPAEILETMSDVILGGAA from the coding sequence ATGAGCGGCGTCCCGATCCTGGAGATCGTCGACCTGCACGCGGCGTACGGCCGGATCGAGGTGCTGCGCGGCGTCGACCTGACGGTCCCGAAGGGGGCGGTGATGGCGCTGCTCGGCCCCAACGGCGCCGGCAAGTCGACCCTGGTCAAGATCGTCTCCGGTCAGAAGCGACCGACCAGCGGTGACATCCACCTCGGCGGGGTCAACGTGCGCGGCGCCGACTCCCAGGAGCTCGCCCGGCTCGGCCTCTGCACCGTCCCGGAGGGCCGCTCGGTCTTCCCCAACCTGACCGTGCAGGAGAACCTCACGCTGATGTCGTACGCCGGCGTGCCGGCCGAGGCGGTCCTCGAGACCGCGTTCGCCTACTTCCCCCGGCTGCTCGAGCGCCGCGGCCAGCTCGCCGGCACCATGTCCGGCGGTGAGCAGCAGATGCTCGCCATGTCGCGGGCGCTGGCCTCCGACCCGGCGCTGCTGCTGCTCGACGAGCTGTCCATGGGTCTCGCGCCGCTGATCGTCGACGAGCTCTACGACACCGTCGCCCAGATCGCCGAGTCCGGTGTCTCCATCCTCTGCATCGAGCAGTTCGCCCGCACCGCGCTGCGGGTCTCCGACTACGCCGCCGTCATGACCGGCGGTCGGGTGGTCGCCAGCGGCGAGCCCGCCGAGATCCTCGAGACCATGTCCGACGTCATCCTGGGAGGTGCCGCATGA
- a CDS encoding ABC transporter ATP-binding protein, whose product MSLLEVDDVVVQFGGVTAVNHATFTAHAGRITGLIGPNGAGKTTCFNVISGLQRPTRGKVRFDGRAVTRLPVHRRSKRGMGRTFQRLEAFGSLSVRENVRVAFDIHRGPIGWIRPAAADVDALLERVGIASYARERADSIPTGTARLLELARCLAGQPKLLLLDEPSSGLDETETDAFGELLKELAAEGRGILMVEHDMDLVMGVCDDIHVLDFGSVIASGAPSLIRSDPAVQKAYLGYSDLDDDDAVSLRHDEAGTSTQVLPAIPEEVR is encoded by the coding sequence ATGTCGCTTCTTGAGGTCGACGACGTCGTGGTCCAGTTCGGCGGTGTCACCGCCGTCAACCACGCGACCTTCACCGCCCACGCGGGCCGGATCACCGGCCTGATCGGCCCCAACGGTGCGGGCAAGACCACCTGCTTCAACGTCATCAGCGGCCTGCAGCGCCCGACACGCGGGAAGGTCCGCTTCGACGGCCGCGCCGTCACCCGGCTGCCCGTGCACCGCCGCTCCAAGCGGGGGATGGGCCGCACCTTCCAGCGCCTGGAGGCCTTCGGGTCGCTGTCGGTGCGCGAGAACGTCCGGGTCGCCTTCGACATCCACCGCGGCCCGATCGGGTGGATCCGCCCGGCGGCGGCGGACGTCGACGCGCTGCTGGAGCGGGTCGGCATCGCGTCGTACGCCCGTGAGCGCGCCGACTCGATCCCCACCGGTACGGCGCGGCTGCTGGAGCTGGCCCGCTGCCTGGCCGGACAGCCGAAGCTGCTGCTGCTCGACGAGCCGTCCTCGGGGCTGGACGAGACCGAGACCGACGCCTTCGGCGAGCTGCTGAAGGAGCTGGCCGCGGAGGGTCGCGGGATCTTGATGGTCGAGCACGACATGGACCTGGTGATGGGGGTCTGCGACGACATCCACGTCCTGGACTTCGGCTCGGTGATCGCCTCCGGGGCGCCGTCGCTGATCCGCTCCGACCCGGCGGTGCAGAAGGCCTACCTCGGCTACTCCGACCTCGACGACGATGACGCCGTCTCCCTTCGGCACGACGAGGCCGGCACCAGCACGCAAGTGCTCCCCGCGATCCCCGAGGAGGTCCGATGA
- a CDS encoding ABC transporter permease — MTTFLAFTVFGLFSGAAYAIAASGLVLTYTTTRVFNIAHGALGMVMSFVFWDFSVRQGLPTWLSLVLVLLVVAPAVGWLLQRFVTRGLGEGPVSVALVVTVGLLVGCIGFATQIWPPEARSVLPFFPTTSFEVGGVIITGHQLLTIVLSAATALGLYLLLNRTRIGTAMRASVDNPELLKLFGGRPETAAALSWAIGVALAALAGVLLVSQVGLDYYALTLLVINAYAAAMLGRLKSLPLTFAGAMALGLATSYASGYLPTEGLLNSVRNVIPALFLFLVIILMPQAQLRIGQVKGIVSAPLPSMTKSLGWSAALLLVVALLAGSFADSDLLLVGTAATYAMVMLSLVLLTGYGGHVSLAQLTFAGVGALAYAKLDEPNLYGLALSAAIAAGVGALVALPVLRLTGLYLALSTMAFAYLMDKMVFQADFAFGFNGTLPAERMSVLGTSISSTGGYVMLMTVFFVLTALALLLLRRGPVGRLLIAMRDSPAACGTLGLDLRWFRVALFGLSAGMAGLAGALYAGLRQTIGAADFQFFNSLPLLLLAVVFGVTSVTGATLGGIGLMLLPVMQSDHPSIAGLIFAVIGFGAVAAGRDPNGLANQLFRAGRLAQSRLGPRLRASLPALPERRAQDAPADQIVPGLVDSPDARKEPAHVAS; from the coding sequence GTGACCACGTTCCTGGCCTTCACCGTGTTCGGCCTGTTCAGCGGTGCGGCGTACGCCATCGCCGCGAGCGGCCTGGTGCTGACCTACACCACGACCCGGGTCTTCAACATCGCCCACGGGGCGCTCGGCATGGTGATGTCCTTCGTGTTCTGGGACTTCAGCGTCCGCCAGGGCCTGCCGACCTGGCTGTCGCTGGTGCTGGTGCTGCTGGTCGTGGCGCCGGCGGTGGGCTGGCTGCTGCAGCGGTTCGTCACCCGCGGCCTCGGCGAGGGACCGGTCAGCGTCGCGCTCGTGGTGACCGTCGGCCTGCTGGTCGGCTGCATCGGGTTCGCCACCCAGATCTGGCCGCCGGAGGCGCGCTCGGTGCTGCCGTTCTTCCCGACCACCTCCTTCGAGGTCGGCGGCGTGATCATCACCGGCCACCAGCTGCTGACCATCGTGCTCTCCGCCGCGACCGCGCTCGGGCTCTACCTGCTGCTCAACCGCACCCGCATCGGCACCGCCATGCGCGCCTCGGTCGACAACCCCGAGCTGCTCAAGTTGTTCGGTGGCAGGCCCGAGACCGCCGCGGCACTGTCCTGGGCCATCGGGGTCGCGCTGGCCGCGCTGGCCGGCGTACTCCTCGTCTCGCAGGTGGGGCTCGACTACTACGCGCTGACCCTGCTGGTCATCAACGCGTACGCCGCCGCGATGCTCGGCCGGCTCAAGAGCCTGCCGCTGACCTTCGCCGGGGCGATGGCGCTCGGCCTCGCGACGTCGTACGCCTCCGGCTACCTGCCGACCGAGGGCCTGCTCAACAGCGTCCGCAACGTCATCCCGGCGCTCTTCCTCTTCCTCGTCATCATCTTGATGCCGCAGGCGCAGCTGCGGATCGGCCAGGTCAAGGGCATCGTGTCCGCGCCGCTGCCGTCGATGACCAAGTCGCTCGGCTGGAGCGCCGCGCTGCTGCTGGTGGTGGCGCTGCTCGCGGGCTCCTTCGCCGACTCCGACCTGCTGCTGGTCGGCACCGCCGCGACGTACGCGATGGTGATGCTGTCGCTGGTGCTGCTGACCGGGTACGGCGGGCACGTCTCGCTGGCCCAGCTCACCTTCGCCGGGGTCGGCGCGCTGGCCTACGCCAAGCTCGACGAGCCCAACCTCTACGGGCTGGCCCTCTCGGCGGCCATCGCGGCCGGCGTAGGCGCCCTGGTCGCGCTGCCGGTGCTGCGGCTGACCGGGCTCTACCTCGCCCTGTCGACGATGGCCTTCGCCTACCTGATGGACAAGATGGTCTTCCAGGCCGACTTCGCCTTCGGCTTCAACGGCACCCTGCCCGCCGAGCGGATGTCGGTGCTCGGCACCTCGATCAGCAGCACCGGCGGCTACGTCATGCTGATGACCGTCTTCTTCGTGCTGACCGCCCTGGCGCTGCTCCTGCTGCGGCGCGGTCCGGTCGGCCGGCTGCTGATCGCGATGCGCGACAGCCCGGCCGCCTGCGGCACCCTCGGCCTGGACCTGCGGTGGTTCCGGGTCGCGCTGTTCGGGCTCTCGGCCGGGATGGCCGGCCTGGCCGGGGCGCTGTACGCCGGGCTGCGACAGACCATCGGCGCGGCCGACTTCCAGTTCTTCAACAGCCTCCCGCTGCTGCTCCTGGCCGTGGTCTTCGGCGTGACGTCGGTGACCGGCGCGACCCTCGGCGGCATCGGCCTGATGCTGCTGCCGGTGATGCAGAGCGACCACCCGAGCATCGCCGGACTGATCTTCGCCGTCATCGGCTTCGGTGCCGTGGCCGCCGGCCGCGACCCCAACGGCCTGGCCAACCAGCTCTTCCGGGCCGGACGTCTCGCCCAGAGCCGGCTGGGCCCACGGCTGCGCGCGTCGCTGCCGGCGCTGCCGGAGCGCCGCGCGCAGGACGCACCGGCCGACCAGATCGTGCCGGGGCTGGTCGACAGCCCGGACGCCAGGAAGGAACCCGCCCATGTCGCTTCTTGA
- a CDS encoding ABC transporter substrate-binding protein translates to MRTSPERSRGRTTRARWALATGASLLALGLAACGSQLNPETVVRTSADTGAGDAAAGAVPGEPGSDPAGEPGAAPAPAPAAGPEGARPPSGPTGDGGDGAAPGGGEGGAPAGGKGENAADGGAKAGRCDGFKNQTGITDKTITLANASDISGPVPGIFESAQQATRAYVAYFNSTGDICGRKLEVAALDSRADAGADNQAYTTACEKAFAAVGSQSAFDYGGAAAAEKCGLPDLRAYSVSAERTACRTCYAAYAVQPNQVPSAMPAYWAKQAPEAVKSVGMLYVSAGAAPANAKNFKAAWEKNGWSVPVFQAIDVSEFNYAPYVQQLKDKGVKLVNYTGPYQFTVRLQQAMAQQGYQPEIFLQDATIHDQRYVEQAGKHAEGVYVYSQTGLFDDFSNKEMELYRAWLAQVDPSAEPNTYGVYAWSAARLFVEQAVALGGRLNRQTLVQSLAKVKNWTGNGIHVPQQVGAESTTNCVSIIQYQGGTWKKVSPGKYLCGPITDTGLGG, encoded by the coding sequence GTGAGGACCAGTCCCGAACGGTCACGAGGGCGTACGACGCGGGCCCGCTGGGCGCTCGCGACGGGTGCCTCCCTGCTCGCGCTCGGCCTCGCCGCCTGCGGCTCGCAGCTCAACCCGGAGACCGTCGTCCGGACCTCGGCCGACACCGGCGCGGGGGACGCCGCCGCCGGCGCCGTCCCGGGTGAGCCCGGCTCCGACCCGGCCGGCGAGCCGGGCGCGGCTCCCGCGCCGGCCCCGGCCGCCGGTCCCGAGGGTGCGCGCCCGCCCTCCGGCCCGACCGGCGACGGCGGCGACGGCGCCGCCCCCGGAGGCGGCGAGGGCGGCGCGCCCGCGGGCGGCAAGGGTGAGAACGCCGCGGACGGAGGGGCCAAAGCCGGCCGCTGCGACGGCTTCAAGAACCAGACCGGGATCACCGACAAGACGATCACCCTCGCCAACGCCTCCGACATCTCCGGCCCGGTGCCCGGCATCTTCGAGTCCGCCCAGCAGGCGACCCGGGCCTACGTCGCCTACTTCAACAGCACCGGCGACATCTGCGGGCGCAAGCTGGAGGTGGCCGCGCTCGACAGTCGCGCCGATGCCGGCGCCGACAACCAGGCCTACACCACCGCCTGCGAGAAGGCGTTCGCGGCGGTGGGCTCGCAGTCCGCCTTCGACTACGGCGGCGCCGCCGCGGCCGAGAAGTGCGGGCTCCCCGACCTCCGGGCCTACTCCGTCTCCGCCGAGCGGACCGCGTGCCGCACCTGCTACGCGGCGTACGCCGTCCAGCCGAACCAGGTGCCGTCGGCGATGCCGGCGTACTGGGCCAAGCAGGCACCCGAGGCGGTCAAGAGCGTCGGGATGCTCTACGTCAGCGCCGGCGCCGCACCCGCCAACGCCAAGAACTTCAAGGCGGCGTGGGAGAAGAACGGCTGGAGCGTCCCGGTCTTCCAGGCCATCGACGTCTCGGAGTTCAACTACGCCCCGTACGTCCAGCAGCTGAAGGACAAGGGCGTGAAGCTGGTCAACTACACCGGCCCGTACCAGTTCACCGTGCGCCTGCAGCAGGCGATGGCGCAGCAGGGCTACCAGCCGGAGATCTTCCTGCAGGACGCCACGATCCACGACCAGCGCTACGTCGAGCAGGCCGGCAAGCACGCCGAGGGCGTCTACGTCTACTCGCAGACCGGGCTCTTCGACGACTTCAGCAACAAGGAGATGGAGCTCTACCGGGCCTGGCTCGCGCAGGTGGACCCGAGTGCGGAGCCCAACACCTACGGCGTCTACGCCTGGTCCGCGGCCCGGCTCTTCGTCGAGCAGGCGGTCGCGCTCGGCGGACGGCTGAACCGTCAGACCCTCGTCCAGTCGCTCGCCAAGGTGAAGAACTGGACCGGCAACGGCATCCACGTGCCGCAGCAGGTGGGCGCCGAGTCGACGACCAACTGCGTCTCGATCATCCAGTACCAGGGCGGGACCTGGAAGAAGGTCTCGCCCGGCAAGTACCTCTGCGGTCCGATCACCGACACCGGCCTGGGAGGCTGA
- a CDS encoding ABC transporter substrate-binding protein, translating to MSRRCSTLLVSLLALLLAACGSQLDPKTVSQVNGDAGGSGAAAGEAPIGGEVPVDGEVPAGTVPDASAGGGGAPAAGGGPAAPVAGGPPAAGGGGGKGGSTDGGKGKNSAGGGAKGASCAGFKNGPGITDKTITIGNASDISGPVPGIFEASQDAVRAYVAYFNSTGDICGRKLAIKTYDTRADAGADQQAYAKACEETFAMVGSMSAFDSGGAATAQGCGLPDLRSAATSVERSACATCFGAQSTNASQFQNAVADFVLKNYGDAGQHAGFLYINAGAAVQNAKGQVEAMTKRGMKFDVVQGIDITEFNYAPYVQQLKTKGVQTVFWIGAYQQSVRLRQAMDQQGYKPKLYLRDPTDYSPAFVKEGAGAVDGTVVFANFTPFEEVGSNKELALYLGWLDQVKPGATPGFFGLFSWSAARLFVERSIALGGKLDRASLVAQLGGVKNWTANDLHSPQQVGAKQTGECWRFVQLAGSAWKPVGGTKYQCSGLTKTG from the coding sequence GTGTCACGACGCTGTTCGACCCTGCTCGTCAGCCTGCTCGCCCTGCTGCTCGCCGCGTGCGGATCGCAGCTGGACCCCAAGACCGTCTCGCAGGTCAACGGCGACGCCGGGGGCTCCGGAGCGGCGGCGGGTGAGGCTCCGATCGGGGGCGAGGTGCCGGTGGACGGGGAGGTGCCGGCCGGCACGGTGCCCGACGCCTCGGCGGGCGGCGGTGGGGCGCCCGCGGCCGGTGGCGGCCCGGCGGCGCCGGTGGCCGGCGGTCCTCCCGCGGCCGGAGGTGGCGGCGGCAAGGGTGGCAGCACCGACGGCGGCAAGGGCAAGAACAGTGCCGGGGGTGGCGCGAAGGGCGCGAGCTGCGCCGGCTTCAAGAACGGGCCCGGCATCACCGACAAGACGATCACCATCGGCAACGCCTCCGACATCTCCGGCCCGGTGCCCGGCATCTTCGAGGCCAGCCAGGACGCGGTGCGGGCCTACGTCGCCTACTTCAACAGCACCGGCGACATCTGCGGGCGCAAGCTCGCGATCAAGACCTACGACACCCGCGCCGACGCGGGCGCCGACCAGCAGGCGTACGCCAAGGCCTGCGAGGAGACCTTCGCGATGGTCGGCTCGATGTCGGCCTTCGACTCCGGTGGTGCCGCGACGGCCCAGGGCTGCGGCCTGCCGGATCTCCGCTCGGCCGCGACCAGCGTGGAGCGCAGTGCGTGTGCGACCTGCTTCGGCGCCCAGTCGACCAACGCCAGCCAGTTCCAGAACGCCGTCGCCGACTTCGTGCTGAAGAACTACGGCGACGCCGGCCAGCACGCCGGCTTCCTCTACATCAACGCCGGGGCGGCCGTGCAGAACGCCAAGGGCCAGGTCGAGGCGATGACCAAGCGCGGGATGAAGTTCGACGTGGTCCAGGGCATCGACATCACCGAGTTCAACTACGCGCCCTACGTCCAGCAGCTGAAGACCAAGGGCGTGCAGACGGTCTTCTGGATCGGTGCCTACCAGCAGTCGGTCCGGCTGCGGCAGGCCATGGACCAGCAGGGCTACAAGCCGAAGCTCTACCTGCGCGACCCCACCGACTACAGCCCGGCCTTCGTCAAGGAGGGCGCCGGTGCCGTCGACGGCACGGTGGTCTTCGCGAACTTCACGCCGTTCGAGGAGGTCGGCTCGAACAAGGAGCTCGCGCTCTACCTCGGCTGGCTGGACCAGGTGAAGCCGGGCGCGACGCCCGGGTTCTTCGGGCTGTTCTCGTGGTCGGCCGCGCGGCTGTTCGTGGAGCGCTCGATCGCGCTCGGCGGCAAGCTCGACCGCGCCAGCCTGGTCGCGCAGCTCGGCGGGGTGAAGAACTGGACCGCCAACGACCTGCACTCCCCGCAGCAGGTCGGGGCCAAGCAGACCGGCGAGTGCTGGCGCTTCGTCCAGCTCGCCGGGAGCGCCTGGAAGCCGGTCGGCGGCACGAAGTACCAGTGCTCCGGCCTCACCAAGACCGGCTGA
- the rlmB gene encoding 23S rRNA (guanosine(2251)-2'-O)-methyltransferase RlmB, with amino-acid sequence MPGNSNRKGAIRKTAKKPTVGSGGRVKRGLEGKGPTPKAKDRPYHQAYRSTKKAEKAEKAGGSGGARPGGGGSARPRKRSTSDVEWIAGRNSVVEALREGVPMIGVYVADGAERDGRLREAFALAADKGVSLLEVSKNELDRLTHGAVHQGLAAKIPPYEYAHPDDLLDAAEANAEAPLIVALDQVTDPRNLGAIVRSAAGFGAHGVVIPERRAASMTASAWKTSAGAAARIPVAQTVNLVRQLKAYQEAGLMVVGLAADGDVTLPELVTPEGLGDGPLVVVVGAEGGGLSRLVAETCDQLVSIPMANQLESLNAGVAASVTLYAVSEARARR; translated from the coding sequence ATGCCCGGGAACTCCAACCGCAAGGGCGCGATCCGCAAGACCGCCAAGAAGCCGACCGTCGGGTCCGGCGGGCGCGTCAAGCGTGGTCTCGAGGGCAAGGGCCCGACGCCGAAGGCCAAGGACCGCCCGTACCACCAGGCCTACCGGTCCACGAAGAAGGCCGAGAAGGCTGAGAAGGCCGGGGGGAGCGGAGGCGCCCGCCCCGGTGGCGGCGGTTCCGCCCGCCCGCGCAAGCGCTCGACCAGCGACGTCGAGTGGATCGCCGGCCGCAACTCCGTGGTCGAGGCGCTGCGCGAGGGCGTGCCGATGATCGGCGTGTACGTCGCCGACGGTGCCGAGCGCGACGGCCGGCTGCGCGAGGCGTTCGCGCTGGCCGCCGACAAGGGCGTCAGCCTGCTCGAGGTCAGCAAGAACGAGCTCGACCGGCTGACCCACGGCGCGGTCCACCAGGGCCTGGCCGCCAAGATCCCGCCGTACGAGTACGCCCACCCCGACGACCTGCTCGACGCCGCCGAGGCCAACGCCGAGGCGCCGCTGATCGTCGCGCTCGATCAGGTGACCGATCCGCGCAACCTCGGCGCGATCGTGCGCAGCGCGGCCGGCTTCGGTGCGCACGGCGTGGTGATCCCCGAGCGCCGGGCCGCGAGCATGACGGCCTCGGCCTGGAAGACCAGCGCGGGCGCCGCCGCTCGGATCCCGGTCGCCCAGACCGTCAACCTGGTCCGCCAGCTGAAGGCCTACCAGGAGGCCGGCCTGATGGTCGTCGGCCTGGCCGCCGACGGTGACGTGACCCTGCCCGAGCTGGTCACCCCCGAGGGGCTCGGCGACGGCCCGCTGGTCGTCGTGGTCGGCGCCGAGGGTGGCGGGCTGTCCCGGCTGGTCGCCGAGACCTGCGACCAGCTCGTCTCGATCCCGATGGCCAACCAGCTGGAGTCGCTCAACGCCGGCGTCGCCGCCAGCGTCACGCTGTACGCCGTCTCCGAGGCCCGGGCCCGCCGCTAG
- the cysS gene encoding cysteine--tRNA ligase, translated as MTLRLYDTATRDVRDFVPLQEGKVGLYLCGLTVQSEPHVGHVRSAVNFDVLQRWLRHLGHEVSFIRNVTDIDDKIIAKAADQGRPWYNLAAAMKRELDTAYASLNVAPPTYEPLATGHVPEMLALIERLISRGHAYAAEDGSGDVYFDVRSWPSYGELTRQRIDDMEAAEDADPRGKRDPRDFALWKGRKESEPETASWPSPWGAGRPGWHIECSAMAGKYLGPAFDIHGGGVDLRFPHHENEQAQSRAAGHPFASYWFHNAWITTAGEKMSKSLGNSLLIPSVLQRYRGIELRYYLVAAHYRSHVEFSFEALDEAAQGFRRIEGFLERAGSVEPGELPPAFVAAMNDDLGTPAAVAVLFDTVREGNKAADPAAHAAQVLAMLDVLGLHPADPAWGAGSSDDAKLTSAVDALVAGLLEARAEARAAKDFATADAIRDRIKTAGIEVEDTPNGPKWTLI; from the coding sequence GTGACCCTCCGGCTCTACGACACCGCGACGCGCGACGTGCGCGACTTCGTCCCCCTCCAGGAGGGGAAGGTCGGTCTGTACCTCTGCGGCCTCACCGTGCAGTCGGAGCCGCATGTCGGGCACGTCCGGTCGGCGGTCAACTTCGACGTGCTGCAGCGCTGGCTGCGCCACCTCGGCCACGAGGTCAGCTTCATCCGCAACGTGACCGACATCGACGACAAGATCATCGCCAAGGCCGCCGACCAGGGCCGGCCCTGGTACAACCTCGCCGCCGCGATGAAGCGCGAGCTCGACACGGCGTACGCCTCGCTCAACGTCGCGCCGCCGACCTACGAGCCGCTCGCCACCGGCCACGTGCCCGAGATGCTCGCGCTGATCGAGCGGCTGATCTCGCGCGGGCACGCCTACGCGGCCGAGGACGGCTCCGGTGACGTCTACTTCGACGTGCGCTCGTGGCCGTCGTACGGCGAGCTCACGCGCCAGCGGATCGACGACATGGAGGCGGCCGAGGACGCCGACCCGCGCGGCAAGCGCGACCCGCGCGACTTCGCCCTCTGGAAGGGCCGCAAGGAGTCCGAGCCGGAGACCGCGTCCTGGCCGAGCCCCTGGGGTGCCGGCCGGCCGGGCTGGCACATCGAGTGCTCCGCGATGGCCGGCAAGTACCTCGGTCCCGCCTTCGACATCCACGGCGGCGGCGTCGACCTGCGCTTCCCCCACCACGAGAACGAGCAGGCCCAGTCCCGCGCGGCCGGTCACCCGTTCGCGTCGTACTGGTTCCACAACGCCTGGATCACCACGGCCGGCGAGAAGATGAGCAAGTCGCTCGGCAACTCGCTGCTGATCCCCAGCGTGCTGCAGCGCTACCGCGGCATCGAGCTGCGCTACTACCTGGTGGCCGCGCACTACCGCAGCCACGTCGAGTTCAGCTTCGAGGCGCTCGACGAGGCGGCCCAGGGCTTCCGCCGCATCGAGGGCTTCCTCGAGCGCGCCGGTTCGGTCGAGCCCGGCGAGCTGCCTCCCGCCTTCGTGGCCGCGATGAACGACGACCTCGGCACGCCCGCCGCGGTGGCCGTGCTCTTCGACACCGTGCGCGAGGGCAACAAGGCAGCGGACCCGGCGGCGCACGCCGCCCAGGTGCTCGCGATGCTCGACGTGCTCGGGCTGCACCCGGCCGACCCCGCCTGGGGCGCCGGGTCGAGCGACGATGCCAAGCTCACCAGTGCCGTCGACGCCCTCGTCGCCGGCCTCCTCGAGGCGCGTGCCGAGGCGCGGGCCGCCAAGGACTTCGCCACCGCCGACGCGATCCGCGACCGGATCAAGACCGCCGGCATCGAGGTCGAGGACACCCCCAACGGACCGAAGTGGACACTGATCTGA